A stretch of Prosthecochloris marina DNA encodes these proteins:
- a CDS encoding DUF4136 domain-containing protein: protein MANGRFCFYLFIVIFLSGCSAFSVVSDYDQKYDFKSFQNYRWPVESEGIRKGDVLVENPLVYKRVQAAVNEQLRAKGFRLTGSENADFIVYTHAGVKKQKTYHNSFGVGVPYGPYRWYTPWWGPYGGYTFVSYYDEGSLVIDIIDARTKELVWRGVATRIVRDYRNAEDMQRDINEAVAKILENFPPGAEPEMK, encoded by the coding sequence ATGGCAAACGGTCGTTTTTGTTTTTACCTGTTCATAGTGATTTTTCTTTCAGGGTGTTCGGCTTTTTCGGTAGTGTCGGATTATGATCAGAAGTATGATTTCAAGTCTTTTCAGAACTACAGATGGCCGGTGGAAAGCGAAGGGATAAGAAAAGGGGATGTGCTTGTTGAAAATCCGCTGGTGTACAAGAGAGTACAGGCTGCCGTCAATGAGCAGCTTCGTGCTAAAGGTTTCAGGCTTACAGGTTCTGAAAATGCGGATTTTATCGTTTATACCCATGCCGGTGTGAAGAAGCAGAAAACCTACCACAATAGCTTCGGCGTCGGGGTTCCCTATGGCCCTTATCGATGGTATACGCCTTGGTGGGGGCCTTATGGAGGATATACTTTTGTCAGCTACTATGATGAAGGTTCTTTGGTTATCGATATTATCGATGCTCGGACAAAAGAGCTGGTTTGGCGTGGTGTGGCGACAAGGATTGTTCGGGACTACCGCAATGCTGAGGATATGCAGCGCGATATCAATGAAGCGGTGGCTAAAATTCTTGAAAATTTCCCGCCTGGAGCAGAACCGGAGATGAAGTAA
- a CDS encoding CoA-binding protein, with the protein MTIREILEVYKHVAVIGVSEKRGKPSRNVTKYLIHAGYTIYPVNPNLNSVFGITCYPSLLEIPAEKRNLIEIVDIFRKSEDVEPIVDQAIEIGAKVIWMQLGITNDAASRKAEQAGLEVIQNRCIAVEHSLLAGR; encoded by the coding sequence ATGACTATCAGGGAAATACTTGAAGTCTATAAGCACGTTGCCGTTATCGGCGTTTCCGAAAAACGCGGAAAACCCAGCCGCAACGTAACAAAATATCTTATCCACGCCGGGTACACAATTTATCCTGTCAACCCCAACCTGAACAGTGTTTTTGGCATCACATGCTACCCTTCCCTGCTCGAAATACCCGCCGAAAAAAGAAACCTTATTGAAATAGTGGATATTTTTCGAAAATCGGAAGACGTCGAGCCGATTGTCGACCAGGCGATCGAGATCGGGGCGAAAGTCATCTGGATGCAGCTTGGCATAACCAATGATGCGGCTTCCCGCAAAGCAGAACAGGCAGGACTTGAAGTCATACAAAACCGTTGCATAGCTGTCGAACACAGCCTCCTGGCCGGAAGATAA